The following proteins come from a genomic window of Salvia hispanica cultivar TCC Black 2014 chromosome 4, UniMelb_Shisp_WGS_1.0, whole genome shotgun sequence:
- the LOC125224175 gene encoding uncharacterized protein LOC125224175: MHSSPISSPNPTPIGGKIHINSNKSIQPFARAQFPPSILAVSRRNCLKNVVFCKRNRTCVRNSSNREEEAQISQEKGARDNDGGGRSTSLLSFLCPLLKLFAAGDPSAERNYLLEEATSSLSTIARFPWGSKSLSDGLNNEQRADPPLPLQLYEFEACPFCRRVREAITELDLSVEIFPCPKGSVRHRATVRQLGGREQFPFLIDPNTGVSIYESSDIVKYLFQQYGGNRSPSFGILESTLLTGWVPTLLRAGRGMTLWENSVKQSPPQKLELFSYENNPYARIVREALCELELPYILRSVGEGSIRERMLNEMSGSKEVPYLVDHNTGMEIRDYKKIISYLFETYSSKRVPAYLQQ, from the exons ATGCATTCCTCACCAATTTCATCCCCAAATCCAACTCCAATCGGTGGAAAAATTCACATAAATTCCAACAAAAGCATACAGCCTTTTGCTAGAGCTCAATTCCCACCTTCAATCCTCGCAGTTTCTCGCAGAAATTGTCTCAAAAATGTCGTTTTTTGCAAAAGAAACAGAACTTGTGTGAGAAATTCCTCCAATCGAGAAGAGGAAGCCCAAATTTCTCAAGAAAAAGGAGCTCGCGATAATGACGGCGGTGGCCGCTCAACTAGCTTGCTGTCTTTTCTTTGCCCCTTGCTTAAGCTCTTCGCT GCAGGGGATCCGTCTGCAGAGAGAAACTATCTACTAGAG GAGGCTACATCTTCGTTATCTACTATAGCAAGGTTTCCGTGGGGTTCTAAATCACTATCCGACGGTTTAAACAACGAACAAAGAGCAGATCCTCCACTGCCTCTCCaattatatgaatttg AGGCATGCCCATTCTGTAGAAGGGTTCGTGAGGCCATTACTGAGCTAGATCTCTCCGTAGAG ATCTTTCCATGCCCAAAAGGGTCAGTAAGACATAGGGCAACAGTCAGACAACTTGGTGGCAGGGAACA GTTTCCCTTCCTCATTGACCCGAACACCGGAGTTTCTATCTATGAAAGCA GTGACATTGTTAAATACTTATTTCAGCAATATGGAGGAAATAGGAGTCCGTCATTTGGAATCTTGGAGAG CACACTGCTCACAGGTTGGGTACCGACACTACTTCGAGCAGGCAGAGGAATGACGTTGTGGGAAAATTCAGTAAAACAATCGCCTCCCCAAAAACTGGAGCTCTTCTCATATGAAAACAACCCT TATGCTCGAATTGTTCGTGAAGCACTTTGTGAACTGGAACTTCCTTATATTCTTCGGAGCGTGGGTGAAGGGTCTATACGGGAAAGAATGCTCAACGAGATGTCCGGATCAAAAGAG GTACCTTACCTTGTTGATCACAACACCGGCATGGAAATCAGAGATTACAAGAAGATCATTTCGTACTTGTTTGAAACGTATAGTTCGAAGAGAGTTCCTGCATATCTCCAGCAGTGA
- the LOC125224174 gene encoding lysine histidine transporter-like 5 codes for MAEPNSRPNTEAELNSWLPITASRKAKWWYSAFHCVTAMVGAGVLGLPLVLARLGWIPGVLAILVAWLVTWYTVWLLIQLHESETGKRFDRFTELGQHAFGEYLGFWLVMPQQMIVQVGSDIVYMVTGGKSLQKCLALITPKADIRNTYFILMFAAVQLVLSQSPNFNSLKIVSLLAAVMSISYSFIATGTSLWKGFTGHHVVNYGFRSTTTINIIFDIFSSLGVLSFAFAGHSVALEIQATIPSTHTKPSKIPMTKGVTVAYLIVALCYFPVAISGYWAFGNEVEDDVLLSLEHPKWLISAANFMVFIHVIGSYQVFGMPIFDKIESTLVTKWHFNPGRPLRLVARSVFVVFTAFMAILLPFFGGLLGFIGGLAFSSTSYIIPCAVWLKTQKPKAWSFHWILCWSSLLIGFTIMTVAPIGGAHEIIVSWKSYKLFQ; via the exons ATG GCTGAACCGAATTCGAGGCCAAATACGGAGGCGGAGTTGAATAGTTGGTTGCCTATAACCGCGTCCCGTAAAGCGAAATGGTGGTATTCCGCTTTTCATTGCGTCACTGCTATGGTTGGCGCGGGTGTGCTCGGTTTGCCACTAGTCTTGGCTCGGCTCGGCTG GATACCTGGAGTCTTGGCTATACTTGTTGCATGGTTAGTAACATGGTACACGGTTTGGCTATTGATTCAACTCCACGAATCAGAGACGGGTAAACGGTTCGACCGGTTCACTGAGCTCGGGCAACATGCCTTTGGAGAATACCTAGGATTCTGGCTGGTAATGCCGCAACAAATGATTGTCCAAGTTGGATCCGACATCGTATACATGGTCACGGGAGGGAAATCGCTCCAAAAATGCTTAGCTCTCATCACGCCAAAAGCCGATATTCGAAACACTTATTTCATCTTGATGTTTGCTGCCGTTCAATTGGTACTTTCTCAATCTCCGAACTTCAATTCCTTGAAGATCGTCTCTCTTCTAGCGGCCGTCATGTCGATAAG cTACTCTTTCATAGCCACGGGTACATCTCTATGGAAAGGCTTCACGGGGCACCACGTGGTTAACTACGGTTTCCGATCGACGACGACGATCAACATCATTTTTGACATCTTTAGTAGCTTAGGAGTGCTATCATTTGCCTTTGCTGGTCACAGCGTGGCGTTGGAAATTCAGGCGACAATCCCTTCAACGCACACAAAGCCGTCGAAAATTCCAATGACTAAGGGCGTCACCGTGGCTTATCTTATCGTGGCGTTGTGCTATTTTCCCGTTGCAATATCGGGGTATTGGGCATTCGGAAATGAAGTCGAGGATGATGTACTTCTTTCTTTGGAGCACCCGAAATGGCTCATTAGTGCCGCTAATTTCATGGTGTTCATTCATGTTATTGGAAGCTATCAG gtATTCGGTATGcctatttttgacaaaattgaaTCTACGTTAGTCACAAAGTGGCATTTCAACCCGGGAAGACCTCTTCGCCTTGTCGCACGCAGTGTATTTGTTG TGTTCACCGCATTTATGGCAATTCTCCTTCCATTTTTTGGAGGATTATTGGGATTTATTGGAGGACTTGCATTTTCAAGCACATCTTACATT ATTCCTTGTGCTGTTTGGCTTAAAACCCAAAAACCTAAAGCATGGAGCTTCCACTGGATTTTATGTTGG aGTTCACTGCTGATTGGATTTACTATCATGACGGTGGCACCAATTGGAGGAGCTCACGAGATCATCGTTTCATGGAAGAGTTACAAactttttcaataa
- the LOC125224172 gene encoding probable serine/threonine-protein kinase At1g54610 codes for MGCLCSKGTHVNNHVAEYEAKKETERSQRPTELTPPVEVTVRGNDASRNSRSSMKSSLRLHSVKGEPVEQNPRDKIINRPASGHRRNLTLDSMRGRGRQEPITSVTSIPHGAKGEAATAGWPPWLTSVAGEAVKGWAPRSADSYEKLKKIGQGTYSSVYKARDLKNDKIVAMKKVRFVQMEPESVRFMAREIGILRRLDHPNVMRLEAIVISSQSGSLYLVFEYMEHDLAGLLASSKVKFTEPQIKCYMQQILRGLEHCHSLGILHRDIKGANILVDSNGSLKIADFGLATIVNPSKKHPLTSRVVTLWYRAPELLLGATDYGAAIDLWSVGCILAELFTGKPIMPGRTEVEQTHKIFKLCGSPTEAFWKKTKLPLASSFRSQRVYKRSVSQTFKDFPPSTLALLEVLLSIDPQERGTASSALNSGFFTSMPLPCEPSKLPRYPSSKELEARIRDEEAKRRRGEGGKGGKEEDASKISNTQKAIPEGQEIPNASTNYQYNPDSSNAFPIVPPRVRNGCSHQSKSVIHPNAAGYSWNKKMNDDDHSAHGLRHNHPPELMRQGTALRQPMVDSSDFHPKSGRRGLNNDSRGLRRNKMNYSGPLIPPGGNMEEMLKEHERQIQVAVRKAQLNKNRSNANIE; via the exons ATGGGATGCCTATGTTCAAAAGGAACACATGTTAACAACCATGTTGCCGAATATGAAGCGAAAAAGGAAACGGAGAGAAGCCAACGGCCAACTGAGCTAACTCCACCGGTGGAGGTCACAGTGAGAGGCAACGACGCCTCCCGGAATTCCCGATCGTCGATGAAATCGAGCTTGCGGTTGCATTCGGTTAAGGGCGAGCCCGTTGAACAAAACCCTAGGGATAAGATCATCAATAGGCCGGCAAGCGGACACCGGAGGAATTTGACATTGGATTCGATGCGAGGGAGAGGGAGGCAAGAGCCGATCACGAGTGTCACGAGCATTCCCCACGGCGCCAAGGGCGAGGCGGCCACCGCTGGATGGCCGCCCTGGCTCACTTCCGTGGCCGGGGAGGCCGTCAAGGGATGGGCCCCTCGGAGTGCGGACTCGTACGAGAAGTTAAAGAAA ATCGGGCAAGGGACGTACAGTAGCGTCTACAAGGCTCGTGATCTCAAGAACGACAAGATCGTGGCGATGAAGAAAGTGAGGTTCGTTCAGATGGAGCCGGAGAGTGTTCGTTTCATGGCGAGGGAGATCGGGATCCTTCGCCGGCTAGACCATCCGAACGTGATGAGGCTCGAAGCCATCGTGATCTCGAGTCAGTCGGGGAGTTTGTACCTCGTGTTCGAGTACATGGAGCATGACCTAGCCGGACTTTTAGCGTCTTCGAAGGTCAAATTCACCGAACCACAG ATCAAATGCTATATGCAGCAGATTTTACGCGGGCTCGAGCATTGCCACAGTCTGGGTATTCTCCACCGCGATATCAAGGGTGCAAACATCCTCGTTGACAGCAACGGATCCCTCAAGATTGCCGACTTCGGCTTGGCCACAATCGTCAACCCCAGCAAGAAGCACCCCTTAACGAGCAGGGTCGTGACTCTCTGGTACCGAGCTCCCGAGCTGTTGCTCGGAGCAACAGATTACGGAGCAGCCATTGATTTGTGGAGTGTTGGTTGCATTCTTGCTGAGCTCTTCACAGGGAAGCCTATCATGCCTGGTAGAACCGAG GTCGAACAAACACACAAGATATTCAAGCTCTGTGGCTCACCAACAGAAGCCTTCTGGAAAAAGACGAAGCTACCACTCGCTAGTAGCTTCAGATCACAGCGCGTCTACAAGCGCAGCGTTTCTCAGACGTTCAAGGACTTCCCCCCGTCTACGCTGGCTCTTCTTGAGGTCCTCCTCTCCATAGATCCACAGGAACGGGGCACTGCTTCTTCCGCGCTCAACAGTGGG TTTTTCACGTCGATGCCTCTGCCCTGCGAGCCGTCTAAACTGCCAAGGTACCCTTCGAGTAAGGAGCTCGAGGCCAGGATTAGAGACGAGGAAGCAAAGAG GCGAAGAGGCGAGGGCGGTAAAGGAGGTAAAGAGGAGGATGCAAGCAAGATTTCCAACACACAGAAAGCTATTCCAGAGGGACAG GAGATCCCAAACGCGAGCACGAATTATCAGTATAATCCCGACAGCAGTAACGCATTCCCTATTGTGCCTCCGAGAGTTAGGAATGGATGTAGTCACCAGTCGAAGTCCGTGATCCACCCGAACGCAGCAGGGTACTCTTGGAACAAGAAGATGAACGATGATGATCACTCAGCCCACGGCCTGCGCCACAACCATCCTCCAGAGCTCATGAGACAGGGAACTGCACTGCGCCAGCCTATGGTAGACTCCTCCGACTTCCACCCAAAGAGTGGCCGGAGGGGATTGAATAACGACTCAAgg GGGCTAAGGAGAAACAAGATGAATTACTCGGGGCCGTTGATACCTCCAGGAGGAAACATGGAGGAGATGCTTAAGGAGCACGAGAGGCAAATCCAAGTGGCGGTGCGCAAGGCGCAGCTCAACAAAAACAGGTCAAATGCGAACATCGAATGA
- the LOC125219464 gene encoding 11-beta-hydroxysteroid dehydrogenase B-like yields MELLNRALNLVVPPASLMMMAFAWPTLYFISCCEWIYTTYFNRQTVENKVVVITGASSGIGEQIAYEYAKRGANLVLVARRDHRLRAISDNARRFGAPHVLTIAADVVKEDECRRFINETINCFGRVDHLVNTVTLGHTFYFEEATDSNLFPIIMDINFWGNVYPTYVALPYLRESNGRIVVNTSVENWLPLPRMSLYSAAKSALMNFYETLRFELKDEVGITVATHGWIGTEMRRGKFVMEEGAEMQWKEEREANVRGGPVEEFAKHIVSGACRGDPYVKYPSWYDVFFLYRVFAPKVLHWTFRFLLTDGGAARTTSFIGTGRPLLEPSSPQRIGSPLLEAASPRRFLGSPEGTSKPSNIRRMSFSE; encoded by the exons atggAGTTGTTGAATAGAGCTTTGAATCTGGTGGTGCCGCCGGCAAGTTTGATGATGATGGCATTTGCGTGGCCAACTCTCTACTTCATCAGCTGCTGCGAGTGGATTTACACCACCTATTTCAACCGCCAGACCGTCGAAAACAAGGTCGTCGTCATCACCGGCGCGTCCTCCGGGATCGGAGAG CAAATCGCGTACGAGTATGCGAAGAGAGGCGCAAATCTTGTGCTAGTCGCACGAAGAGACCACAGGCTACGAGCAATAAGCGACAATGCCAGAAGATTCGGAGCACCACATGTCTTAACAATAGCTGCTGATGTTGTGAAGGAAGACGAATGTCGGAGATTCATCAACGAGACCATCAACTGCTTCGGACGAG TGGATCATCTAGTGAATACGGTCACATTAGGGCATACTTTCTATTTCGAGGAAGCCACGGATTCGAATCTGTTTCCCATTATAATG GATATAAATTTTTGGGGCAATGTGTATCCGACGTATGTGGCACTGCCATATTTGCGTGAGAGTAACGGCCGTATAGTAGTGAACACCTCGGTCGAGAACTGGCTGCCTTTGCCTAGGATGAGCTTGTATTCT GCTGCGAAATCGGCCCTCATGAACTTCTACGAGACACTGAGGTTCGAGCTGAAGGACGAGGTGGGGATAACCGTCGCCACGCACGGCTGGATCGGGACAGAGATGAGGAGGGGCAAGTTCGTGATGGAGGAAGGTGCCGAGATGCAGTGGAAGGAAGAACGAGAA GCCAATGTACGAGGCGGTCCGGTGGAGGAGTTCGCGAAGCACATCGTCTCGGGAGCGTGCAGAGGGGACCCGTACGTGAAGTATCCGAGCTGGTACGACGTATTCTTCCTCTACAGAGTCTTTGCGCCCAAAGTCCTGCACTGGACCTTCCGGTTTCTCTTGACCGACGGTGGGGCCGCCCGGACGACCTCCTTCATAGGCACCGGACGGCCCCTTCTAGAGCCGTCCTCTCCCCAGAGGATCGGAAGTCCTCTCCTCGAGGCCGCCTCCCCAAGGAGATTTCTTGGAAGCCCCGAGGGGACTTCCAAGCCATCAAACATTCGGAGAATGTCATTCTCCGAATGA
- the LOC125219465 gene encoding ethylene-responsive transcription factor ERF020-like: MSTSSDDNSPHRGGGRASEKKYKGVRRRKWGKWVSEIRVPGTPERLWLGSYTTAEAAAVAHDVAFYCLRGDSSPQNLNFYPLQLPAGAGAGMSPRSVQRAASDAGLATDARLIDSMPPGNAAISHDSSWQQQQTRSSLKNDEFFDISVEDYL, from the coding sequence ATGAGCACTTCATCAGACGACAACAGCCCCCACCGCGGCGGCGGCCGCGCGTCCGAGAAGAAGTACAAGGGCGTCCGCCGCCGCAAGTGGGGAAAATGGGTGTCGGAGATCAGAGTCCCCGGCACCCCAGAGCGCCTGTGGCTCGGGTCCTACACCACCGCGGAGGCGGCCGCGGTGGCCCATGACGTGGCATTCTACTGCCTCAGAGGGGACTCGTCGCCGCAGAATCTCAACTTCTACCCCCTGCAGCTGCCCGCCGGGGCCGGCGCCGGAATGTCGCCCCGCTCAGTGCAGAGGGCGGCGTCGGACGCCGGATTAGCGACAGACGCGCGCCTGATCGATTCGATGCCCCCCGGAAATGCGGCGATCTCGCACGATAGCTCGTGGCAGCAGCAGCAGACGCGATCGTCGCTGAAAAACGAcgaatttttcgatatttccGTCGAAGATTATCTCTAG